In Archangium violaceum, the following are encoded in one genomic region:
- a CDS encoding cytochrome c oxidase subunit 3 family protein: MQSSSVAGTPGAPHVPHVAAHFASREVQDHAARLGMWLFLATEILLFAGLFVCYANYRFAFPDAFAAASRELDLTMGTINTLVLITSSFTAAMAVHYAKEGQNKQVVWMFVLTILMALGFLVIKYFEYSHKFHVHQLPGPYYAYDKIQLPGVSMYFTIYFLSTGLHAFHVIIGMIVLGWVTLKAMRNEFNHSNYTAVELGSMYWHLVDLVWIFLFPMLYLI; this comes from the coding sequence ATGCAGTCTAGCTCCGTCGCCGGTACCCCCGGCGCCCCGCACGTGCCGCACGTGGCGGCGCACTTCGCCTCGCGCGAGGTGCAGGACCATGCGGCCCGCCTGGGCATGTGGCTGTTCCTGGCCACTGAAATCCTGCTCTTCGCCGGCCTGTTCGTCTGCTACGCGAACTACCGCTTCGCCTTCCCGGATGCGTTCGCCGCCGCCAGCCGCGAGCTCGATCTGACGATGGGCACCATCAACACCCTGGTGCTCATCACCTCCTCGTTCACCGCCGCCATGGCGGTGCACTACGCCAAGGAGGGGCAGAACAAGCAGGTGGTGTGGATGTTCGTCCTCACCATCCTCATGGCGCTGGGCTTCCTCGTCATCAAGTACTTCGAGTACTCCCACAAGTTCCACGTGCACCAGCTGCCGGGCCCCTACTACGCCTACGACAAGATCCAGCTGCCCGGCGTGTCGATGTACTTCACCATCTACTTCCTCTCGACGGGCCTGCACGCCTTCCACGTCATCATCGGCATGATCGTCCTGGGCTGGGTCACCCTCAAGGCGATGAGGAACGAGTTCAACCACAGCAACTACACCGCGGTCGAGCTGGGCAGCATGTACTGGCACCTCGTCGACCTGGTGTGGATCTTCCTCTTCCCCATGCTGTACCTCATCTAA
- a CDS encoding cbb3-type cytochrome c oxidase subunit I — MSPSSSIAAEPGAVPAPDEHHEHHPSYLVDGTTVKSWLLTLDHKRIGVMYLIWVLLFFLIGGIYALIVRLELLTPGPTIIDAMTYNRAFTMHGVVMIFLFMIPAIPGAFGNFMLPLMLGAKDVAFPKLNLMSLYLLLSGAVIAIWGMINGGMDTGWTFYTPYSTHTTTTVAPILFGAFIIGFSSIATGLNFIVTTHTMRAPGITWFKMPLFVWAMYATACIQVLATPVLGLVLLLVVGENIFHFGIFDPARGGDPVLFQHLFWFYSHPAVYIMVLPAFGVMSEVVATYSRKNIFGYRAVAFSSLGIAFVGFFAWGHHMFVSGQSTFNAGVFAVLTMLVGVFTAIKVFNWVGTVYKGAVDFKTPFAYFCGFLYFTVFGGMTGVAFATASLDVPWHDTYFVVAHFHFIMVGATIMAFMAALHYWFPKMFGKTYHEGWGLVSAALIILGFNATFIPQFLLGNAGMPRRYYEYPERFQTLNVASTAGASLLAFGFIIAAVYLTYALVYGERASANPWHSRGYEWLTESPPPTHNFVGPQPTYTEEPHFYVEPEKAEVPDAV; from the coding sequence ATGAGCCCATCCAGTAGCATCGCAGCCGAGCCGGGCGCCGTGCCCGCGCCGGATGAGCATCACGAGCACCACCCGAGCTACCTCGTCGACGGCACCACGGTGAAGTCGTGGCTGCTGACGCTGGATCACAAGCGCATCGGCGTGATGTACCTCATCTGGGTCCTGCTCTTCTTCCTCATCGGCGGCATCTACGCGCTGATTGTCCGCCTGGAGCTGCTGACTCCGGGACCGACCATCATCGACGCGATGACGTACAACCGCGCCTTCACCATGCATGGCGTGGTCATGATCTTCCTGTTCATGATTCCGGCCATCCCGGGCGCCTTCGGCAACTTCATGCTGCCGCTGATGCTGGGCGCCAAGGACGTGGCGTTCCCCAAGCTGAACCTGATGTCGCTCTACCTGCTGCTGAGCGGCGCGGTCATCGCCATCTGGGGGATGATCAACGGCGGCATGGACACGGGCTGGACGTTCTACACCCCGTACAGCACGCACACGACGACGACGGTGGCGCCCATCCTCTTCGGCGCGTTCATCATCGGCTTCAGCTCCATCGCCACGGGCCTGAACTTCATCGTCACCACGCACACCATGCGCGCGCCGGGCATCACCTGGTTCAAGATGCCGCTGTTCGTGTGGGCCATGTACGCCACGGCGTGCATCCAGGTGCTCGCCACGCCGGTGCTGGGTCTGGTGCTCCTGCTGGTGGTGGGTGAGAACATCTTCCACTTCGGCATCTTCGATCCGGCGCGCGGTGGCGACCCGGTGCTCTTCCAGCACCTGTTCTGGTTCTACTCGCACCCCGCCGTGTACATCATGGTGCTGCCGGCCTTCGGCGTGATGAGCGAGGTGGTGGCCACCTACAGCCGCAAGAACATCTTCGGCTACCGCGCGGTGGCGTTCTCGTCGCTGGGCATCGCCTTCGTGGGCTTCTTCGCGTGGGGCCACCACATGTTCGTGTCGGGCCAGTCCACGTTCAACGCGGGCGTGTTCGCGGTGCTGACGATGCTGGTGGGCGTGTTCACCGCCATCAAGGTCTTCAACTGGGTGGGCACCGTCTACAAGGGCGCGGTCGACTTCAAGACGCCCTTCGCCTACTTCTGCGGCTTCCTCTACTTCACCGTGTTCGGCGGCATGACGGGCGTGGCGTTCGCCACGGCGTCGCTGGACGTGCCCTGGCACGACACCTACTTCGTGGTGGCGCACTTCCACTTCATCATGGTGGGCGCGACCATCATGGCCTTCATGGCGGCGCTCCACTACTGGTTCCCGAAGATGTTCGGGAAGACGTACCACGAGGGGTGGGGCCTGGTGTCCGCGGCGCTCATCATCCTGGGCTTCAACGCCACGTTCATTCCCCAGTTCCTCCTGGGCAACGCGGGCATGCCGCGGCGCTACTACGAGTACCCGGAGCGCTTCCAGACGCTCAACGTGGCCTCCACGGCCGGTGCGTCGCTGCTGGCGTTCGGCTTCATCATCGCCGCCGTCTACCTCACGTACGCCCTGGTGTACGGCGAGCGCGCGTCGGCCAACCCGTGGCACAGCCGCGGCTACGAGTGGCTGACCGAGTCGCCGCCTCCGACCCACAACTTCGTGGGCCCGCAGCCCACCTACACCGAGGAGCCCCACTTCTACGTGGAGCCCGAGAAGGCCGAGGTGCCCGATGCAGTCTAG
- the coxB gene encoding cytochrome c oxidase subunit II: MNELLNNILFLPEQASTFAERVDNLHYFVVGVTMLMSFAVGTAAVFFFFRYRRRSPTQTTEYVVPSVKTEFLFVSLPLLFFLTWFVIGFRDFVFVSTPPKDAMDVYVMGKQWMWKFSYPEGPNGVNVLHVPANRPVRLLITSRDVIHSFFVPSFRIKMDAVPGRYTQTWFEATKPGTYQILCTEYCGLSHSKMLGEVVVLAPEEWDAWVKEQRKGSLQNRQDALADLSLVPQPARMAEQGQKVAAEVGCFKCHTVNGEPHIGPTFLGLYGKQETLQDGMSLRVDEAYITQSMMDPGAHLTSGFPNVMPTFQGKLTGPQTAAIVEYIKTLRTPDIRTGASSQGPVYEPIQ, from the coding sequence ATGAACGAGTTGCTGAACAACATCCTGTTCCTTCCGGAGCAGGCGTCGACCTTCGCGGAGCGGGTGGACAACCTGCACTACTTCGTCGTCGGCGTGACGATGCTGATGTCGTTCGCCGTGGGCACGGCGGCGGTGTTCTTCTTCTTCCGCTACCGCCGGCGCTCTCCCACCCAGACGACCGAGTACGTGGTGCCGTCGGTGAAGACGGAGTTCCTCTTCGTCTCGCTGCCGCTGCTCTTCTTCCTCACCTGGTTCGTCATCGGCTTCCGGGACTTCGTGTTCGTCTCCACGCCGCCCAAGGACGCGATGGACGTCTACGTCATGGGCAAGCAGTGGATGTGGAAGTTCTCCTACCCGGAGGGCCCCAACGGCGTGAACGTGCTGCACGTGCCGGCCAACCGCCCGGTGCGCCTGCTCATCACCTCGCGCGACGTCATCCACTCCTTCTTCGTGCCCTCCTTCCGCATCAAGATGGACGCGGTGCCGGGCCGCTACACGCAGACCTGGTTCGAGGCCACCAAGCCCGGCACGTACCAGATTCTGTGCACCGAGTACTGCGGCCTCTCCCACTCGAAGATGCTGGGTGAGGTGGTGGTGCTGGCCCCCGAGGAGTGGGACGCGTGGGTGAAGGAGCAGCGCAAGGGCAGCCTGCAGAACCGTCAGGACGCCCTGGCGGACCTGAGCCTGGTGCCGCAGCCGGCCCGCATGGCGGAGCAGGGTCAGAAGGTGGCGGCCGAGGTGGGCTGCTTCAAGTGCCACACCGTCAATGGCGAGCCGCACATCGGCCCGACGTTCCTCGGACTGTACGGCAAGCAGGAGACGCTGCAGGACGGCATGAGCCTGCGCGTGGACGAGGCCTACATCACCCAGTCCATGATGGACCCGGGAGCCCACCTCACGTCCGGCTTCCCCAACGTCATGCCCACCTTCCAGGGCAAGCTGACGGGGCCCCAGACGGCGGCCATCGTCGAGTACATCAAGACCCTGCGCACCCCGGACATCCGCACCGGCGCTTCCTCTCAAGGACCTGTCTATGAGCCCATCCAGTAG
- a CDS encoding SCO family protein gives MMSTPPSSSLSLRAGMAALLLALGAGMPAYALPGGGRTPQSIIDAQSDTPPQVRGVDVEEHLGELVALESRFTDALGKPVQLRDVLPRTRPVLLTLVYYNCPLLCNLVINEQIRNMRELGLELGKDYEAVTVSIDPKDTPAQSLERRRRHLQSMGLPETAPWHFLTGTEDNIRLLADAVGFKYSYDASTQQYVHPAVVMVLTPEGSISRYLYGTSFRVQDMKLALVEAAGGRVGTSLDRVILTCFKYDTATRRYGFYIFGFLRIGSLMVFAALATMLAYYWRRELKKGAAA, from the coding sequence ATGATGTCCACCCCTCCCTCCTCTTCCCTGTCTCTGCGCGCCGGGATGGCCGCGCTGCTCCTGGCGCTGGGTGCCGGGATGCCGGCGTACGCCCTCCCGGGCGGAGGCAGGACACCGCAGAGCATCATCGACGCCCAGTCCGACACGCCGCCGCAGGTGCGCGGCGTGGACGTGGAGGAGCACCTGGGCGAGCTCGTCGCGCTGGAGTCCCGGTTCACCGACGCCCTGGGCAAGCCCGTGCAGCTGCGCGACGTGCTGCCCCGGACCCGGCCGGTGCTGCTGACGCTCGTGTATTACAACTGCCCGCTGCTCTGTAACCTCGTCATCAACGAGCAGATCCGCAACATGCGCGAGCTGGGGCTCGAGCTGGGCAAGGACTACGAGGCGGTGACGGTCAGCATCGACCCGAAGGACACGCCGGCGCAGAGCCTGGAGCGGCGGCGGCGGCACCTGCAGTCCATGGGGCTGCCGGAGACGGCGCCCTGGCACTTCCTCACCGGCACCGAGGACAACATCCGGCTGTTGGCGGACGCGGTGGGCTTCAAGTACTCCTACGACGCCAGCACCCAGCAGTACGTGCACCCCGCGGTGGTCATGGTGCTGACGCCGGAGGGCTCCATCTCGCGCTACCTCTATGGCACGTCCTTCCGGGTCCAGGACATGAAGCTGGCCCTGGTGGAGGCGGCGGGTGGCCGCGTGGGTACCAGCTTGGATCGCGTCATCCTCACCTGCTTCAAGTATGACACCGCCACCCGGCGGTACGGCTTCTACATCTTTGGATTCCTCCGGATAGGCTCGCTCATGGTCTTCGCCGCGCTCGCGACCATGCTCGCCTACTACTGGAGGCGTGAGCTGAAGAAAGGCGCAGCAGCATGA
- a CDS encoding c-type cytochrome produces the protein MRWLIPAAAGLALAGCNVPSEFLQRMESQAKYEYYETSEFWADGKAMRTPPEGTVPRERLVGSPGLTTGRVNGTLVTAIPKEIELNRQVLEQGQKHYNIVCAQCHGRLGDGNSVVAENMALRLPPSLQDLTQKPDGHFFAAITEGYGVMPSFAGELNIQERWAVVAYVRALQRARTTQVGGQQPVPQENR, from the coding sequence ATGAGGTGGCTCATCCCCGCGGCGGCAGGGCTCGCCCTGGCCGGCTGCAACGTCCCGTCCGAGTTCCTCCAGCGCATGGAGTCTCAGGCGAAGTACGAGTACTACGAGACGAGCGAGTTCTGGGCGGATGGCAAGGCCATGCGCACCCCGCCCGAGGGCACCGTCCCGCGTGAGCGGCTGGTGGGCAGCCCCGGCCTCACCACGGGCCGCGTCAACGGCACGCTCGTGACGGCCATCCCCAAGGAGATCGAACTCAACCGTCAGGTGCTCGAGCAGGGACAGAAGCACTACAACATCGTTTGCGCGCAGTGCCATGGCCGGCTCGGTGACGGCAACAGCGTGGTGGCCGAGAACATGGCCCTGCGTCTGCCGCCCTCCCTCCAGGATCTCACCCAGAAGCCGGACGGGCACTTCTTCGCCGCCATCACCGAGGGCTACGGCGTCATGCCGTCCTTCGCCGGCGAGCTGAACATCCAGGAGCGGTGGGCCGTGGTGGCCTACGTCCGTGCGCTGCAGCGCGCTCGCACCACCCAGGTGGGCGGCCAGCAGCCTGTTCCCCAGGAGAACCGATGA
- a CDS encoding DUF3341 domain-containing protein, whose protein sequence is MSAETKVLESWVLAEFPSPDVLVAATQQMREKGYQGMDTYSPYPLHGGSEALGLPPSRVPFIALGGALTGIITAISFQAYMNGLDYPLNVGGRPVLSIPAYVPITFELAVLLAAFGIFFGLLGLSRLPQPYHPVFESEEFRSASTHGYWLSIPKALTTAKAEDIMDQLKSLGATHVTVVTGETE, encoded by the coding sequence ATGTCCGCCGAGACCAAAGTGCTGGAGAGCTGGGTGCTCGCCGAGTTCCCCTCCCCTGACGTCCTCGTGGCCGCCACCCAGCAGATGCGGGAGAAGGGCTACCAGGGCATGGACACCTACTCGCCCTACCCGCTGCACGGTGGGTCCGAGGCGCTGGGCCTGCCGCCCTCGCGCGTGCCCTTCATCGCCCTGGGTGGGGCCCTCACGGGCATCATCACGGCCATCTCGTTCCAGGCCTACATGAACGGCCTCGACTACCCGCTCAACGTGGGTGGTCGTCCCGTGCTCAGCATCCCGGCCTACGTGCCCATCACCTTCGAGCTGGCGGTGCTGCTGGCGGCCTTCGGAATCTTCTTCGGGCTGCTGGGGCTCAGCCGACTGCCGCAGCCCTACCACCCGGTCTTCGAGAGCGAGGAGTTCCGCAGCGCCTCCACGCACGGCTACTGGCTGAGCATCCCGAAGGCCCTCACCACCGCCAAGGCGGAAGACATCATGGACCAGCTCAAGTCACTGGGCGCGACCCACGTGACCGTGGTCACGGGAGAGACGGAATGA
- the nrfD gene encoding NrfD/PsrC family molybdoenzyme membrane anchor subunit, with protein sequence MAETAAHIASLDPLEPRPLVAPHHDDKSLNETLLDHVWAKPGKGWFMLFGIALAGLGLLVLGVTVTLARGIGMWGNNQPNGWAFDIINFVWWVGIGHAGTLISAILLLFQQKWRTSINRFAEAMTLFAVCCAGLFPLLHTGRPWFAFWLFPYPSTLGAWPQFRSPLVWDVFAISTYLTVSALFWFVGLIPDLAALRDSSKGKLQRTIYGLFALGWRGSGRHWHNYKIGYLLLAGLSTPLVVSVHTIVSFDFATGLIPGWHATIFPPYFVAGAVFSGFAMVITLIVPARKYLKLRDVITDRHLENMNKVILATGLIVSYGYLMEHFIAWYSGSQYEIWTFYVNRARGPYAGVYWLMIACNVITPNIFWFKKCRTSVPIMWVASILVNIGMWCERFIIIVTSLTQDFLPSSWDLYTPTWVDWCIYIGTLGLFSTLFLLFLKFVPAVAVSEVKELQLELKHAAHHAAHGAETGAAGTLTHGAH encoded by the coding sequence ATGGCCGAGACCGCTGCACATATCGCCTCGCTCGACCCGCTCGAGCCGCGGCCTCTCGTCGCGCCGCACCACGACGACAAGAGCCTCAACGAGACCCTGCTCGACCACGTGTGGGCCAAGCCCGGCAAGGGTTGGTTCATGCTGTTCGGCATCGCCCTGGCGGGCCTCGGCCTGCTGGTGCTCGGGGTGACCGTCACCCTGGCCCGCGGCATCGGCATGTGGGGCAACAACCAGCCCAACGGCTGGGCGTTCGACATCATCAACTTCGTCTGGTGGGTCGGTATCGGTCACGCCGGTACGCTCATCTCCGCCATCCTCCTGCTCTTCCAGCAGAAGTGGCGCACGAGCATCAACCGCTTCGCCGAGGCCATGACGCTCTTCGCCGTGTGCTGCGCGGGTCTCTTCCCGCTGCTGCACACGGGCCGTCCCTGGTTCGCCTTCTGGCTCTTCCCCTACCCCAGCACCCTGGGCGCCTGGCCGCAGTTCCGCTCGCCTCTGGTGTGGGACGTGTTCGCCATCTCCACGTACCTCACCGTGTCCGCGCTCTTCTGGTTCGTGGGTCTCATCCCCGACCTGGCGGCGCTGCGTGACTCGTCCAAGGGCAAGCTGCAGCGCACCATCTACGGCCTGTTCGCCCTCGGCTGGCGCGGCTCCGGCCGTCACTGGCACAACTACAAGATCGGCTACCTGCTGCTCGCCGGCCTCTCCACCCCGCTGGTGGTCAGCGTGCACACGATCGTGTCCTTCGACTTCGCCACGGGCCTCATCCCCGGCTGGCACGCCACCATCTTCCCGCCCTACTTCGTGGCCGGCGCCGTGTTCAGCGGCTTCGCGATGGTGATCACCCTCATCGTGCCCGCCCGCAAGTACCTCAAGCTCCGGGACGTCATCACCGACCGCCACCTGGAGAACATGAACAAGGTCATCCTGGCGACGGGCCTCATCGTGTCCTACGGGTACCTGATGGAGCACTTCATCGCCTGGTACTCCGGCAGCCAGTATGAAATCTGGACCTTCTACGTGAACCGCGCGCGCGGTCCGTACGCCGGGGTGTACTGGCTGATGATCGCCTGCAACGTCATCACGCCGAACATCTTCTGGTTCAAGAAGTGCCGGACCAGCGTCCCCATCATGTGGGTGGCGTCCATCCTGGTGAACATCGGCATGTGGTGCGAGCGCTTCATCATCATCGTGACGTCGCTGACGCAGGACTTCCTGCCCTCGTCGTGGGACCTGTACACGCCGACCTGGGTGGACTGGTGCATCTACATCGGCACCCTGGGCCTGTTCAGCACGCTGTTCCTGCTCTTCCTCAAGTTCGTCCCCGCGGTCGCGGTGAGCGAGGTGAAGGAGCTCCAGCTGGAGCTCAAGCACGCCGCCCACCACGCCGCCCACGGCGCGGAGACTGGCGCCGCCGGGACCCTCACCCACGGAGCGCACTGA
- a CDS encoding TAT-variant-translocated molybdopterin oxidoreductase has product MKPKLDGAPMKDTPTSFALPVVSDTAEAAPAHDHAHDVVAEALDHAAAHSVAAEGAYGKTYWRSLEEMLGKPEYLEETRPEFPAGADLPPTGVARREFMQLLGASLALAGATACSTRPVDERMVPYTRTPPELVPGNPLHYATGMTFGGHTSGILVSAREGRPIKVEGNPQHPVNLGAAGVFEQAFLMSLYDPQRARVLRYRKDPRSLRTFGEEIFGLVGRSVQENGGARVRFLTEPNTSPVLDHLRSRIQQRLPNARFTSYTSVDQDPANEGTRAVLGQPATAVYDFARADVILSLDADFLESRPANLAYARAFAKRRDPSEGNLNRLYVCEPRFTITGGMADHRLRAKSAEVFAIAAAIASRVGGAVEGLGAAAAAKAQLNASHQKWVDAVAADLRANAGKCVVVPGERQPAAVHALAAALNAALGNVGQTVRYIPATVSESTNAAGLRPLVDELKNGAVDVLVITAWNPLYRAPVDLGLQELLDPAKNPNRSKLTVVYTSLFEDETSAYADWFIPAAHELEAWGDGRSIDGTVSIVQPLIQPLFNGVPTSELLALFLGEPYRTSYQILRDFWRTKAPSAADFETAWETWVSVGLVPDTAPAALAGAPTVDGARALVDAYTPPASGELEVNFVPDYKVYDGQFANMSWLQELPDPISKMTWDNAAYISPTTAEQLQLSPGDVAKLTYGGRSLEVPVWIIPGTADGVVVLPLGYGRTGLFETVARDIGFNANLVRSVKAPWFDGGAKLEKTRSTHKFSLTQQHWRMEGRPIALDMTVADFQKELELEKKKASPLLARVRGENANLLPEFKYEDYRWGMAIDLARCTGCAACVVACQSENNIPVVGKEQVARSREMQWLRIDRYFTGDELHDPEMVMQPVMCVHCEKAPCEYVCPVNATVHSDEGLNDMVYNRCVGTRYCSNNCPYKVRRFNYLHYTADKTPTQKMMMNPDVTVRNRGVMEKCTYCVQRIERVRIKARVEKRPIFEKELQTACAQACPTEAIVFGTLSDPNAQVTKHHHDLRAYKLLHELGTQPRTAHLIRLRNPNPALAPAKPAEGQHEGGH; this is encoded by the coding sequence CTGAAGCCCAAGCTCGACGGAGCCCCCATGAAGGACACCCCTACCTCCTTCGCCCTGCCGGTCGTCTCGGACACGGCCGAGGCCGCCCCCGCGCACGACCACGCGCATGACGTCGTGGCCGAGGCGCTCGACCACGCCGCCGCCCACAGCGTGGCCGCCGAGGGCGCCTACGGGAAGACCTACTGGCGCAGCCTCGAGGAGATGCTCGGCAAGCCCGAGTACCTCGAGGAGACCCGCCCCGAGTTCCCCGCGGGCGCGGACCTGCCCCCCACCGGCGTGGCCCGCCGTGAGTTCATGCAGCTGCTCGGCGCCTCGCTGGCGCTGGCCGGCGCCACCGCCTGCTCCACCCGTCCGGTGGACGAGCGCATGGTGCCCTACACCCGCACGCCGCCCGAGCTCGTCCCGGGCAACCCGCTGCACTACGCCACGGGCATGACGTTCGGGGGTCACACCTCGGGCATCCTCGTCTCCGCGCGTGAGGGCCGCCCCATCAAGGTGGAGGGCAACCCGCAGCACCCGGTGAACCTGGGCGCCGCCGGTGTCTTCGAGCAGGCCTTCCTGATGTCGCTGTACGACCCGCAGCGCGCCCGCGTGCTGCGCTACCGCAAGGATCCGCGCTCGCTCCGCACCTTCGGTGAGGAGATTTTCGGTCTGGTGGGCCGCTCCGTGCAGGAGAACGGTGGCGCCCGCGTGCGCTTCCTCACCGAGCCGAACACCTCGCCGGTGCTCGACCACCTGCGCTCGCGCATCCAGCAGCGCCTGCCCAACGCCCGCTTCACCAGCTACACCTCCGTCGACCAGGACCCGGCCAACGAGGGGACGCGTGCGGTGCTGGGCCAGCCGGCCACGGCCGTGTACGACTTCGCCCGCGCCGACGTCATCCTCTCCCTGGATGCGGACTTCCTGGAGAGCCGCCCGGCCAACCTGGCCTACGCCCGCGCCTTCGCGAAGCGGAGGGATCCGTCCGAGGGCAACCTCAACCGCCTCTACGTGTGCGAGCCGCGCTTCACCATCACCGGTGGCATGGCGGATCACCGCCTGCGCGCGAAGTCCGCCGAGGTGTTCGCCATCGCCGCCGCCATCGCCTCGCGCGTGGGCGGTGCGGTGGAGGGCCTGGGTGCCGCCGCGGCCGCCAAGGCGCAGCTCAACGCCAGCCACCAGAAGTGGGTGGATGCCGTCGCCGCCGACCTGCGCGCCAACGCGGGCAAGTGCGTGGTGGTGCCCGGTGAGCGTCAGCCCGCCGCGGTGCACGCGCTGGCCGCCGCCCTCAACGCGGCGCTCGGCAACGTGGGCCAGACGGTGCGCTACATCCCCGCGACCGTCTCCGAGTCCACCAACGCCGCCGGTCTGCGCCCGCTCGTGGACGAGCTGAAGAACGGCGCGGTGGACGTGCTGGTCATCACCGCCTGGAACCCGCTCTACCGCGCGCCGGTGGACCTGGGCCTCCAGGAGCTGTTGGATCCCGCGAAGAATCCCAACCGCAGCAAGCTCACCGTCGTCTACACCTCGCTCTTCGAGGACGAGACGAGCGCGTACGCCGACTGGTTCATCCCGGCCGCGCACGAGCTGGAGGCCTGGGGCGACGGCCGGTCCATCGACGGCACGGTGTCCATCGTGCAGCCGCTCATCCAGCCGCTCTTCAACGGCGTGCCCACCTCGGAGCTGCTCGCGCTGTTCCTCGGTGAGCCGTACCGCACCAGCTATCAGATCCTCCGCGACTTCTGGCGCACCAAGGCCCCGAGCGCGGCGGACTTCGAGACGGCATGGGAGACGTGGGTGTCCGTGGGCCTCGTCCCCGACACCGCCCCGGCGGCCCTCGCCGGCGCGCCCACGGTGGATGGCGCCCGCGCGCTCGTGGACGCCTACACCCCGCCCGCCTCTGGCGAGCTCGAGGTGAACTTCGTCCCGGACTACAAGGTCTACGACGGCCAGTTCGCCAACATGTCCTGGCTGCAGGAGCTGCCGGATCCCATCTCGAAGATGACGTGGGACAACGCGGCCTACATCAGCCCGACCACCGCCGAGCAGCTCCAGCTGAGCCCCGGTGACGTGGCGAAGCTCACCTACGGTGGCCGCTCGCTGGAAGTGCCCGTGTGGATCATCCCCGGCACGGCGGACGGCGTGGTGGTGCTGCCCCTGGGCTACGGCCGCACGGGTCTCTTCGAGACGGTGGCGCGGGACATCGGCTTCAACGCCAACCTGGTGCGCAGCGTGAAGGCGCCCTGGTTCGACGGCGGCGCGAAGCTGGAGAAGACGCGCAGCACGCACAAGTTCTCCCTCACCCAGCAGCACTGGCGCATGGAGGGCCGTCCGATCGCCCTCGACATGACGGTGGCGGACTTCCAGAAGGAGCTGGAGCTGGAGAAGAAGAAGGCCAGCCCGCTGCTCGCCCGCGTGCGCGGCGAGAACGCCAACCTCCTGCCGGAGTTCAAGTACGAGGACTACCGGTGGGGCATGGCCATCGACCTGGCCCGCTGCACGGGTTGCGCGGCGTGCGTCGTGGCCTGCCAGTCGGAGAACAACATCCCCGTGGTGGGCAAGGAGCAGGTGGCCCGCAGCCGCGAGATGCAGTGGCTGCGCATCGACCGGTACTTCACCGGCGATGAGCTGCACGACCCGGAGATGGTCATGCAGCCGGTCATGTGCGTGCACTGCGAGAAGGCCCCCTGCGAGTACGTGTGCCCGGTGAACGCCACCGTGCACTCGGACGAGGGCCTCAACGACATGGTGTACAACCGCTGCGTCGGCACGCGGTACTGCTCCAACAACTGCCCGTACAAGGTCCGCCGCTTCAACTACCTGCACTACACCGCGGACAAGACGCCCACGCAGAAGATGATGATGAACCCGGACGTCACGGTGCGTAACCGCGGCGTCATGGAGAAGTGCACCTACTGCGTGCAGCGCATCGAGCGCGTCCGCATCAAGGCGCGCGTGGAGAAGCGGCCCATCTTCGAGAAGGAGCTGCAGACCGCCTGCGCCCAGGCGTGCCCCACGGAGGCCATCGTCTTCGGCACGCTCAGCGATCCCAACGCCCAGGTGACCAAGCACCACCACGACCTGCGCGCCTACAAGCTGCTGCACGAGCTGGGTACCCAGCCGCGCACCGCCCACCTCATCCGTCTGCGCAACCCCAATCCCGCCCTCGCGCCCGCCAAGCCCGCCGAGGGGCAGCACGAAGGAGGCCACTGA
- a CDS encoding cytochrome c3 family protein yields MSGPLFPRWTNTVSRASAAALLAIPAIALGGLMAYVRSPFVTNQNRPLEQPIEFDHRHHAGDEQIDCRYCHFSVEKSPSAGIPSTTVCMSCHAQVWNKSPYLTLVRQAYFTDQPIPWVRVHNLPDFVYFNHAIHVSKGVGCVTCHGRVDQMGAIEQFAPLTMQWCLDCHRNPTPNLRPQEFITSMTWQPKPEEAKALGEKLYKDYDVHARTSCSTCHR; encoded by the coding sequence ATGAGCGGTCCTCTCTTCCCACGATGGACGAACACGGTGTCGCGGGCTTCCGCCGCGGCGCTCCTTGCAATTCCCGCGATCGCGCTCGGCGGTCTGATGGCGTACGTGCGTTCTCCGTTCGTCACCAACCAGAACCGACCGCTCGAGCAGCCGATCGAGTTCGATCACCGGCACCACGCCGGTGACGAGCAGATCGACTGTCGCTACTGCCACTTCTCCGTGGAGAAGTCGCCGTCGGCGGGTATCCCCTCCACCACCGTCTGCATGTCCTGCCACGCGCAGGTGTGGAACAAGAGCCCGTACCTGACCCTGGTACGGCAGGCGTACTTCACGGATCAGCCGATCCCCTGGGTGCGCGTCCACAACCTGCCGGACTTCGTCTACTTCAATCACGCCATCCACGTCTCCAAGGGCGTGGGTTGCGTGACCTGCCACGGCCGCGTGGATCAGATGGGCGCCATCGAGCAGTTCGCGCCGCTGACCATGCAGTGGTGCCTGGATTGCCACCGCAATCCCACGCCCAACCTGCGCCCGCAGGAGTTCATCACCAGCATGACCTGGCAGCCCAAGCCCGAGGAGGCCAAGGCCCTCGGGGAGAAGCTGTACAAGGACTACGACGTTCACGCGCGCACGAGCTGCTCCACATGCCACCGCTGA